The following are encoded together in the Hemicordylus capensis ecotype Gifberg chromosome 4, rHemCap1.1.pri, whole genome shotgun sequence genome:
- the LOC128322012 gene encoding uncharacterized protein LOC128322012 produces the protein MAHSGCLRGSGSPNTCRDRGDHRRPGRAKPLPRDAAEDDDWETDPDYVHDASRPGGHQRAAREISTTSIISDLSRAIRDCSLATSSPQSKKEPAGHQSPLPGCQDAGQSWAKKPPRERHRQQARSSPGLGIERCSVFNRNAVETLDNFFSGKLKAWASDTAQLSDGYENMEALQEEPPGHSTPPRGAGKAQAGGAGRTGRKPSHSRGPQARGEVAGRPSRSREQSGPPPGACCGQCLGPGLVGKGEASPAALPRRPEGSRPSTSVSSSARILPQCRIAHVQSCRACQVFNQDPPAGREEALCYEDSSGGGPPPRQEGGRDGLPAARRKGRTGASSQRPLPDRLSKVQQWLEQTPVERPAGLTPPQKLEGTRLAASDRPGRGAAYGRLHPKEGDAWDSLEPPAEARHTRKTHRGRNPNQQPVARILACDDTSTSPATCSCLYCEHQRPCAQPGKQGPDPSPEEVAVQLQAENRVPRIVEAFERRSLREAKRAERERAFQSARQREPERKARAAKVPRDARPDHPPASSGRARKPPSPEELRERPRPRTVSKGAGGRRETHRRRKEGEAGLPAGKRPSFMDRLRGFF, from the exons ATGGCCCACTCTGGCTGTCTCCGGGGCAGCGGGTCTCCAAACACTTGCAGGGACAGGGGAGACCACCGGAGACCGGGCCGGGCCAAGCCGCTGCCTCGGGATGCTGCAGAGGATGATGACTGGGAGACCGACCCAGACTATGTCCACGATGCCAGCAGGCCAGGAGGCCACCAGCGGGCAGCGCGCGAGATCTCGACAACCTCGATCATTTCTG ATCTCTCGAGGGCCATCCGTGACTGCAgcctggccacctccagcccccaaaGCAAGAAGGAGCCTGCTGGCCACCAAAGCCCCCTTCCGGGCTGCCAAGATGCTGGGCAGAGCTGGGCGAAAAAACCCCCACGGGAGCGCCACCGGCAGCAGGCCCGCTCTTCCCCCGGCCTCGGCATCGAGAGGTGCTCCGTGTTCAACCGCAACGCTGTGGAGACGCTGGACAACTTCTTCTCTGGGAAGCTCAAAGCCTGGGCCAGTGACACGGCCCAGCTCTCTGACGGCTACGAGAACATGGAGGCTCTGCAGGAAGAGCCGCCCGGCCACAGCACGCCCCCGAGAGGGGCTGGCAAGGCGCAGGCCGGGGGGGCTGGGCGGACGGGCCGGAAGCCGAGTCACAGCCGGGGCCCGCAAGCCCGAGGAGAGGTGGCCGGGCGTCCCTCCCGCTCTCGAGAGCAGTCCGGTCCTCCTCCCGGAGCGTGCTGCGGCCAGTGCCTGGGCCCGGGCCTCGTTGGCAAAGGGGAGGCCTCGCCGGCAGCCCTGCCTCGGAGGCCGGAGGGCAGCAGGCCCTCCACTTCTGTGAGCAGCTCGGCCAGGATCCTGCCCCAGTGCCGGATCGCCCACGTCCAGAGCTGCAGGGCCTGCCAGGTGTTCAACCAGGACCCTccagcaggcagggaagaggcCCTCTGCTACGAGGACTCCTCCGGCGGGGGCCCACCCCCACGGCAAGAAGGCGGCAGAGATGGCCTGCCCGCTGCCCGCCGGAAGGGCCGGACGGGGGCTTCCTCCCAACGGCCACTCCCAGACCGTCTCTCCAAGGTCCAGCAGTGGCTAGAGCAGACCCCAGTGGAGCGGCCTGCAGGCCTGACCCCGCCCCAGAAGCTCGAAGGCACCCGCTTGGCCGCCTCGGACAGGCCTGGAAGGGGTGCTGCGTATGGCCGGCTGCACCCGAAGGAAGGGGACGCCTGGGACAGTCTGGAGCCCCCGGCAGAGGCCAGACACACCCGGAAGACCCACAGAGGGAGGAATCCCAACCAGCAG CCCGTGGCACGGATCCTGGCCTGCGACGACACGAGCACTTCCCCTGCCACATGCTCCTGCCTGTACTGCGAGCATCAGAGGCCCTGCGCCCAGCCGGGCAAGCAAGGGCCGGACCCCTCGCCAGAGGAAGTGGCAGTCCAGCTCCAGGCGGAGAACCGAGTGCCCCGGATCGTGGAGGCTTTCGAGCGGCGGTCCCTGCGGGAAGCCAAGCGGGCCGAGCGGGAGAGGGCCTTCCAGTCTGCCAGGCAGAGGGAGCCGGAGAGGAAAGCCCGGGCGGCCAAGGTCCCCAGGGACGCACGGCCAGATCACCCTCCGGCGAGCAGCGGCAGGGCCCGGAAGCCCCCCTCCCCGGAAGAGCTGAGGGAGCGGCCCAGGCCGAGGACGGTGTCCAAGGGAGCCGGAGGAAGGCGGGAGACGCACCGccggaggaaggagggagaggcgGGGCTGCCGGCGGGGAAGCGGCCCAGCTTCATGGACAGACTCCGGGGGTTCTTCTAG